A genomic region of Zea mays cultivar B73 chromosome 6, Zm-B73-REFERENCE-NAM-5.0, whole genome shotgun sequence contains the following coding sequences:
- the LOC100281809 gene encoding Probable serine/threonine-protein kinase PBL26, whose translation MSCFPCFGGGKGNNDDADAESPGDAAPASNMTPPAMVQAPAAYFPAPAAAPTAAAPPKPGGGNQAHEASADDSALRLAITGQAFAFRELAAATDHFTPYNLVGEGGFFRVYKGRLEKSGQTVAIKQLDKHGFQDNKAFLTGVAKLSQLHHENLVDIIGYCADGDQRLLVYESVPAGTLEDHLFDLPADKKPMDWCTRMKVAHGAAQGLEYLHETANPPVVYGEFKASHILLDEKLTPKLSDFGLAQLGQAGGSMPVVASPMMGSFGCCAPEYDRTGQATMKSDAYSFGVVLVQLISGRRAVDTSKPVDEQNVVTWAMPMFKDQKRYHELVDPLIKKEYPAKALNQVVAMAAMCLQEEDSVRPLMADVVMTLGFLTAMPPDPPAPAAPPPAAAPEPKEDKESDHSDSSSSSSSDDDEDNEEEETEEQ comes from the exons ATGAGCTGCTTTCCGTGCTTCGGCGGCGGAAAGGGCAACAACGACGACGCCGACGCGGAGAGCCCGGGCGACGCGGCCCCGGCGTCTAACATGACGCCACCCGCGATGGTGCAGGCGCCCGCCGCGTACTTCCCAGCTCCCGCCGCCGCTCCAACGGCCGCGGCGCCGCCCAAGCCCGGTGGCG GGAACCAGGCGCACGAGGCTTCCGCCGATGACTCGGCGCTGCGGCTCGCCATCACGGGGCAGGCGTTCGCGTTCCGCGAGCTCGCCGCCGCCACAGACCACTTCACGCCGTACAACCTCGTCGGTGAAGGCGGCTTCTTCCGGGTCTACAAGGGCCGGTTAGAGAAGAGCGGGCAG ACCGTGGCCATCAAGCAGCTGGACAAGCATGGGTTCCAGGACAACAAGGCGTTCTTGACCGGGGTCGCCAAGCTCAGCCAGCTCCACCACGAGAACCTCGTCGACATCATTGGCTACTGCGCTGACGGAGACCAGCGGCTGCTGGTGTACGAGTCCGTGCCCGCCGGCACCTTAGAAGACCACCTGTTCG ATCTGCCGGCGGACAAGAAGCCGATGGACTGGTGCACGAGGATGAAGGTGGCGCACGGCGCCGCGCAGGGGCTGGAGTACCTGCACGAGACAGCGAACCCGCCGGTGGTGTACGGGGAATTCAAGGCCTCCCACATACTTCTCGACGAGAAGCTCACGCCCAAGCTCTCCGACTTCGGGCTCGCGCAGCTCGGCCAGGCCGGGGGCAGCATGCCGGTGGTGGCGTCGCCCATGATGGGCTCCTTCGGCTGCTGCGCGCCGGAGTACGATCGCACAGGGCAGGCCACCATGAAGTCCGACGCGTACAGCTTCGGGGTGGTGCTGGTGCAGCTCATCTCCGGGAGGAGGGCCGTCGATACCAGCAAGCCGGTGGACGAGCAGAACGTTGTCACCTGG GCCATGCCGATGTTCAAGGACCAGAAGAGATACCATGAGCTGGTTGATCCACTCATAAAGAAGGAATACCCTGCCAAAGCGTTGAACCAGGTGGTCGCCATGGCTGCGATGTGCTTGCAGGAAGAGGACTCCGTGCGACCGCTGATGGCCGACGTCGTCATGACGCTAGGCTTCCTCACGGCGATGCCGCCTGACCCACCGGCCCCTGCCGCTCCACCGCCTGCCGCCGCCCCGGAGCCGAAGGAAGACAAAGAATCGGACCATTCAGACTCCTCGTCATCTTCTTCTTCAGACGACGACGAAGATAACGAGGAGGAGGAAACCGAGGAGCAATGA
- the LOC100501336 gene encoding uncharacterized protein LOC100501336, whose translation MGRKGKWFDTVQRILITSEPDPVETQNDDAAKDWKLDHHEKAAKLRDNKSAIRRIWQFGKSNSSGASASATAPEDAEVLQFPKSPRSDNEYHVVQDLTEEVPFMETRGEEEEEEDGERMNPGDEVAASPDSKADAAPMTAWSARSKEDIAATRIQAACRGHLARRGQQERGMARLMSLVDEGFAVRRQTQEALYCMQMMTRIQTQLYTRRLKTEKDKKVLKSQTKAVNKHSLDKAKIGEGWDHSLQSKEQMETVQKMKQEAATRRQRALSYAFSQQWRNRNTSSARAAHGPAPMYMEPGNPNWGWCWAERWMAATRPWENQTMPPPDTGRAASKSASTRLPRVAVSVQIPTATTTPKGKPFRPPNWSSSSSLSSPSTPPPRRTATLASPRSGPLHATSGLQHSKSLQPDHRRPRSSQELSANSPRRAAVPASPRCASGSSSPLHPSSGAGAQHATTTATMRLERRPRSSQDRGMSSPRLLGAKDAPLRRTASLRSELPIRLSLGSAVAAAAVGDDEGAPVTPSYIHPAKKSVRAKVRCPSPSAAAATPDMFDALESSPAPPLQVPPSPSSAKKRLSQAFADKPSASSPSKVALERVRRHSQLISSPRMSLS comes from the exons ATGGGGAGAAAAGGCAAGTGGTTCGACACCGTGCAGAGGATCCTGATCACCTCTGAACCTGATCCCGTGGAGACGCAGAACGATGATGCCGCCAAG GACTGGAAGCTCGATCATCACGAGAAGGCTGCGAAGCTGAGAGACAATAAGTCGGCCATCAGGAGGATATGGCAGTTCGGCAAATCAAACTCGTCCGGTGCTTCCGCCTCCGCGACGGCGCCGGAGGACGCGGAGGTTCTTCAGTTTCCGAAGTCGCCAAGGTCGGACAACGAGTACCATGTCGTCCAGGACCTCACCGAGGAGGTGCCGTTCATGGAGACGAGaggcgaggaagaagaagaagaagacggcgAGCGCATGAACCCTGGGGATGAGGTGGCCGCGTCACCAGATTCCAAGGCCGACGCCGCGCCCATGACAGCGTGGTCCGCGCGTTCAAAGGAGGACATTGCCGCCACCAGGATCCAGGCGGCTTGCAGGGGCCATCTG GCGAGGAGAGGGCAACAGGAGAGAGGGATGGCTAGGCTGATGTCGCTGGTTGACGAGGGGTTCGCCGTCAGGCGCCAGACCCAGGAAGCGTTGTACTGCATGCAGATGATGACGAGGATCCAGACTCAGCTGTACACGAGACGGCTCAAGACCGAGAAGGACAAGAAGGTTCTCAAGAGTCAGACCAAGGCCGTTAATAAACATAGCCTGGACAAAGCAAAG ATTGGTGAAGGCTGGGACCATAGCCTGCAGTCCAAGGAGCAGATGGAAACGGTGCAGAAGATGAAGCAGGAAGCTGCTACAAGGCGGCAAAGGGCCTTGTCATACGCATTCTCTCAACAG TGGAGGAACAGGAACACCTCTTCTGCGCGAGCTGCGCATGGGCCTGCTCCCATGTACATGGAACCTGGCAACCCGAACTGGGGCTGGTGCTGGGCGGAGCGCTGGATGGCGGCTACGAGGCCGTGGGAGAACCAGACCATGCCACCGCCGGACACTGGCCGCGCAGCATCCAAAAGCGCTAGCACCCGACTGCCTCGAGTCGCCGTGTCGGTCCAGATACCCACGGCCACCACTACTCCAAAGGGCAAGCCGTTCCGCCCACCGAactggtcgtcgtcgtcgtcgctgtcgTCCCCGTCGACGCCCCCGCCACGGAGGACGGCCACGCTCGCCAGCCCGAGGAGCGGCCCGCTCCACGCCACGAGCGGCCTCCAGCACAGCAAGAGCCTGCAGCCAGACCACCGCCGCCCGCGGAGCAGCCAGGAACTCTCGGCAAACAGCCCGCGCCGCGCCGCCGTGCCGGCGAGTCCCAGGTGCGCCAGCGGGAGCAGCAGCCCGCTCCACCCTTCCAGCGGCGCCGGCGCGCAGCacgcgacgacgacggcgaccatGCGGCTCGAGCGCCGCCCGCGGAGCAGCCAGGACCGCGGGATGAGCAGCCCACGCCTGCTGGGCGCCAAGGACGCCCCGCTGCGGCGCACCGCGAGCCTACGGTCTGAGCTCCCGATAAGGCTGAGCCTAGGAAGCGCCGTCGCGGCCGCGGCCGTGGGAGACGACGAGGGCGCGCCGGTGACGCCCAGCTACATTCATCCAGCTAAAAAGTCCGTGAGGGCCAAGGTTAGATGCCCCAGCCCGTCGGCGGCAGCGGCCACTCCTGACATGTTTGACGCTCTCGAGAGCAGCCCAGCACCTCCTCTACAAGTGCCTCCCTCGCCATCGTCAGCCAAGAAGCGTTTGTCCCAGGCGTTCGCGGACAAGCCGAGTGCCTCATCGCCGAGCAAGGTGGCGTTGGAGAGGGTAAGGCGGCACTCGCAGCTAATTTCCAGTCCCAGGATGTCGCTGTCCTGA